The sequence TCAAACACCCCCCTAAATATTATAAATGAAAATCGTATCATATCAACTTACGGACAGCATTTATTTATAACAAAGATACTAAAAATGATACGCTCGATTAAACAAGGAGAACTCACGGACAGTATTCAGGAGAACTCACGTTTCTCTTGGTCAGCCAGTGACATCACCAACTTGTTGACGGTAGGGAGAGCAAGTTCTTCGGCGATTTGAGAAGAAACGAGGAGCGAGAGAGCGTGGGTGCGTGGGGGGTGGGGGCTGCGCCCGGGGCCCCCGGATCACGGAATCCTACCCTTACCAACCCTAGCCTCCATTGGTCGCCGTCTCGGGCCATGGCAGGGCCGGCGCCGGATCGGGCCGCCCTGACTGTGGGTCCGGGCATGGACATGCCGATCATGCACGACAGCGACCGGTACGAGCTCGTGCGCGACATCGGCTCCGGCAACTTCGGCGTTGCCCGCCTCATGCGCGACCGCCGCACCACCGAACTCGTCGCCGTCAAGTACATCGAGCGTGGCGAGAAGGTATCGCGCTGGTCCCGTTCTCCCTCCCCTATGGTTTCATTTCGGCGTTGGCTGTAGTTAATTAATAACCCATCGATTCCACCGCACCGGGGCGGCGCGGGGGCTATTCGATTTGGGCTGTGAATCCTTTGGGTCCTGCCGTGGACCGTATCTTCAGCCCAAGGATGACATTTATGTGCGTTGAGGTTATCACTTGTTGTTGCTTGCGTGAATATCAGCTGCAGCCTTTTGCTGTTTGTTCCATCCCATCTGAGTACGCTCGAATTATAGTTTGGTTCATGTGAAATTTTGTTTGGGTGTACTGTATTTGGGGGCTGAATATTTGACACCATGATCATTAAACAAGGAAACTTATGCTGATTTAGCTCCAGCCTGGACTGAATCGAAATAAAATTTAATCACCCTGCCTGCTCAAGAGaatatcataattttgatacgtcCCATGATGCTGGCAAAGatgttagtgacttgtgagattgGAGTTGCCAGTTAACATCACCAAATAAACAATATCAGCTAGCATTCAAACAAAGATATAGAGATGTGGCCATGGCTGTTACctatttgtttttgttttttttcttgaAAATAACATTTCACACCTGTGACCTGTGCCACCCCGGGGATCAAATGCAGGTCACAACTCAGAAGTGCCACATTCACATGCTGCCACCACTATGATCTCACAGGTTATTTGGTCTCAATATATATAGTTGGATTCTTTTATGCAGATTAGTAAAAATATGTTCTTAACTGCGCCAagccttacccgcataatatgcGGAGGCTGGGGCTCGAACCCGGGACCTTACGGTTACAGACGATAGGCTCTACTGCTGTACCAGGCCCGCCCTTCCCTAGACCCCAcacagtgcgggaagcctacAACACTGGGTAGGCCCTTTAGTAAAAATATGTTCTGTAGGATTAGAAATATTGACTTAGTTAATCCTGGAACATCTTTCCCCATTTTGCATTCCATAAAAAATTTAAAAGAAAAAATCCTTACTTTGAAGTATCTCCTGGGCTCCTAATGTCCTACTCATTTTGTTTCAATCCAAACGTAGCAGCAAATAATGGTTACTAATAACACAGGTAGCTGACTTATTGGGACTATGCTTCTGTTCCAGCTGATTTTAGCCTAGACTTCACTCTTACTGCTTGGTGTTAGCCATCAGGCATGATACATTGATCCTATATGTAACAATCTGTCCATCCATCTATTTCCAACATTTGTGGATACTGCATCTACTTCTAATCGAGCTGTAGTAATGGTGTATGATTTGGCCCAAGAAATATGTTATCTAATTGGCAATGATGCTGCATAACTTTATGCCACAACTAACTTCTACTACTTGATGCATAGGAGCGTATGTCTTATAAAAAGAAATTGAAACATTATGTTCTAGGACCCAACAAAATATTGCATGAATTCCACAACCACATTATACTGGGAAAAGGTCTTGCAAGCCTTTCCTGCTCCCGTAGTTAATATTGAGGTAGTTGCATacttgtgaatttgtgatattgTCCAGGAGCTCAGCTGACACATTTTGACTGCGTAGTGAGATGGGGCGAAGTGGAATCTTTTGATATACTATGAAGTGATTCCATCTCATTCAGCTCCATCCAGGCATGCAGTTGCATTGACGCATACGCTCTTTACTGAATGAACATGTTTTCATGTGTATTTCTAACTGGGGGTATCTTTGCATTGTTTTTAGTGACATTGCTTTAGCTTTACTGTTCTTGTGGCCATCCAGTCTGGTAGTTATTGATAGAATAAATAATCAATAATATATTGAACTTCTGGAACCAAGGATATCTGAACAGATTCTTGTTACATTCCTTTGATTTTGGCTTCCACCCCTGAGAGGCCAACATCGATTCATACTAAAGGCTCAGTATTATTTATGATGTCTATCAATAGCAAGACATTAGGTCTATTTTTTTGAATTTCCTCTCATTCATTGGGTGATTTGATTTGAATAATTCCAATGTCCATGGTTCCTTGAATCTGTTTTCTTTTGtgcattttctatcataaatgctaGGTTATCATTTCTTAATTAATACACTCAATTGCTTTGTCAAGGTTTTCTTTAATATGGATTTCATTATCATTTGCAGATAGATGAGAATGTCCAGCGCGaaataattaaccatagatcATTGAAACACCCTAACATTATTAGGTTTAAAGAGGTGAGTTGGGATTGTGATGCTGTTTCTCCCCCAGAATTCATTTGTTAAACACTTTTGAAATTTCTTTGTATATCTAGGTTATTTTAACACCGACCCATCTTGCTATTGTCATGGAATATGCCTCTGGCGGTGAGCTTTTTGAGAGAATATGTAAGAACGTGCGATTCAGTGAAGATGAGGTTTGTGCTTGCCACTTGGTTCATCTTTCTTCTTGACACACCTCGTTTTTTATCCTACCAAATGTGCGTGTATATATATCTTTCCAGGCTCGCTACTTCTTCCAACAACTCATTTCAGGAGTAAGCTACTGCCATTCAATGGTATTAGTTGTTATATAATGGCACATTTTTCATCATATTGTTATTGTTTACTCATACCATGCATTGAGCTGAGCTGCCTTTTTTATTCTTATTTTCAAGCAAGTATGCCACCGTGATTTGAAGCTGGAGAACACACTTCTAGATGGGAGTGATGCTCCTCGCTTGAAGATATGTGACTTCGGTTATTCCAAGGTTCTTACACATGTCAACTTCGTCTTATTCTAGCTCATATTTGTGTGTTACGTTCACGCTAAGTTGCTTGGATATGTCAGGTCAACCCATCTGTATTGGATATGTATCCAATACAGATACGTGTGGAGTCAGGGAAAACATAATAAGAGCAATTCTGATACGTGGGCAAAGGCGTACTGAGGGGTTTTGTGGATATAGTCCAGTCCGGTAGGCCTACTATAACACCCTCAACTCACACATGGTGATGCGCACCACACAATTGGGAGGAAGGTAGCCAGTGGCGCAACCCGCTTGCCATCACTGCCTACCTACCTGCCTTCCTGCTCCCCCAGCTGTCCAGCTGTCCATGCCACAAGGAGATCCAGCGCTGGTGGCATGTTTGAGCAGGCTGTAGTGACACATGCCACTCTCAAGGTGCACGCTGCAAATTTGTGGATGCGTCATGCACATGGCACCACGATGAGTTCACTGCAGACCGACAATAAATTAGCACCAAGCTGGTGATAAATTAGTGGTGATTTCTTCCATGTTTCTGTTAGATGCCTTTGCATGTGTCCTTGTTATATTTGATACCTCATACATAAGAGTCCTTGCTGTACATTATCTCTATCCTGTATCGATGTATATATTCGTGCTTAGCGCCCTCATATAGAACACAAGTGCTATTCATAACATGGTACACGAAGCCTAAATTAGGTGGTCTATATCCTCTTCTATCTCTAACCGTTCCTTCACGTTGCACTTGTGTGCCTCCACCACACAATTCCGTCACCAACTTTCTTTGATTTGAAGCCCGACGTTGATCAATAACATCCCACATGCCACTGGCTTGTCCTGTTTGTCACCAGCGGTCGTCGACTCTTCTGTGCCCGACCTACTCATGCTCGTCATGACCCTCCCACCCGAACGTGCAGGTCGCCTCTCACAGCGCCGCCCACGTCAGTCGCCTCTGCTTGCTTGTGTTCCTCGCCCgattgtatgtgagctcacctcgTCTCGTTTGCAAGCATCTCCGTGTACGCCAGGCCAGACTCCTGTTTTCTGAGGAGCTCGTCCTAAAAAACGCTTGCGCTGCTTTCTTTAGCGATCTTGTTGCCACTTGCTGCTATTCCTTTGCACTCTCACAGTTGCATGTTGCCATTCTGTGATGGCACCTTCTTTGCCTCCTTTGTCTGGTGGTGTTCCCGTTACACATTGTTCGGTGCTTTTTGATCGCACCAACTATCATGTCCGGATTCCTTGCATGCGTTGGCACATGTGTAGCTTACCACCGACATTACCTGGCCATCTCATCCTACCGCTCCTGTATAGCTTCCGGTTCCAGCTACAACAACAAATGCTAAGTAGAAGCTTTTAGATGATCATGTTGATCTTCTGGCTTCCTATGACTCTTAGTTTGTTGTCTATCAGAGCTTTAGTTGGCTGATTTCTTTACGAAGGCGCATACCAGAGCTCACAATAGGTTTTATCTCTCAAAACTCAGTATGTTTGATCCACCTTGAGTTTAAGGGGGAGAGTTAGATGCCAATGCATATATGTCTTTGTGTTCGGTCTCATGTAGTCCTTGTTATACACGGTCTCTATCCTTTATCTGTGTATATATTCGGGCCCAGTGCCCTCATATTGAATACAAGTGTTATTGATAACAGTTTCTTCTCCTTTCCTGTAGCCTCTTCCTGCCCCGTTCCTCGTGTCAAATCAATCTAGACTCTTTGTTTGAAAGTGGTGTCAAATTGATCTCAACTAGAAATGGAACTGGAAGGGTAAAGTATTTGTTTCAGTGATTTACTCATCTCCTCCAAGCCTGAAGCCTCGCCCTCAAGTAAAAAGTGATGTACTTAGTTGAATCCTCCCTCTACGTCTTAACTAGTTCTACTTCTGCACTAAGCGCTTTTATGTTCCCATTTGAATTTTGCAAGTTTGGACTTCGGGATTTTGATGGTAGGCTTGGCTGTTGGAGTGCTGGCTAAATGGAAATATGAAAAAGATGAGCAAAACAGCACAATTGAAAAAAATGCAAGGCAATTTCAAGTTCCTGCTAGTGTTTTACGACTTATAGAATTTTaatgtatcttattttttatTAATTAAAAATTACTAAAAATGTATCTGCATATCATTTTTTGAGAAAAATGCTGTATTTGTGTATCCGATCAATACTGATATCCATACCTATGCTGCATAGCATTCGAGTATATGTTTGTGTGGGTGTGTGGTTATCACTCATTGGGGTTTGGTTGTTCTATGGCTTAATGTTTACACGATAGTAGTAGAATGATGAATATGTTCATAGGGTTGTCAGTTTCCTTTTAACTAACAATACCATGCATTCTTCATTCTCTGCAGTCATCTGTTCTTCATTCCCAACCGAAGTCAACTGTTGGAACACCTGCTTATATTGCACCTGAAGTTCTGTTGAAAAAAGAATATGATGGCAAGGTACTTGTGCGACTTTCCTTATTTATCTTGAGATGTGTCTTTAAGAGTTGTGTATACCTCTGCATCAGTGCACTGTAGTTCCATAAACATGTGCCGCGTGTTCTTAGTGGTAAGAAACCTCATATTTATGATTTCTATTTTAGTATTAACTGCCTGGTTACCTCCTTTACGAGGAAAGCTTCTCCTCACTGATGAATTTGTTTATGACAAACAGATTGCTGATGTTTGGTCATGTGGTGTAACCCTCTATGTAATGGCTGTTGGTGCATATCCTTTTGAAGACCCAGAAGAGCCTAAGAACTTCCGCAAGACAATTCAGGTTATTTTTTTTCTTTCATGGATACAAGTTGAATGCACACCAGAGCACGCGCTTGTGTACAGTGTATGTGTCAATCACAGCACATATGTGTCCTAGCACACAGCTAAACTCTAAACTAGATTGGCTACTTCTGAGTCTGCATGTTTCACTTAATTCATTCTCCTGTTTTTGCTAACAACTAAACTAATGGTAGTGTCATCTCGTTGCAGCGCATCTTGAACGTTCAGTACGCCATTCCAGACTACGTGAACATATCTCCAGAGTGCAGGCATCTAATTTCGAggatttttgttggtgatcctgcTATGGCAAGTCCTTGTAGTTATAATCGTGCTTTGATCCTGATACAGTAGGTTCAGAAGATACGTTGTTTCAGGTTTGGTCATATTTATCCGATTTTGTTGTATTTATGTGTTATATAAAATATGCAGCGAATAACAATCACTGAAATCCGGAATCATAGTTGGTTCCTGAAGAACCTTCCTGCTGATCTTATGGATGATGATAGCATGAGCAACCAATATGAGGAGCCTGATCAGCCAATGCAGACCATGGATCAGATCATGCAGATTTTAACAGAGGCCACCATACCACCTGCCTGTTCTCGCAGTATAAATGTTCTAGCTGATGGACTGGACATGGACGACGACATGGATGATCTTGACTCCGATTCGGATCTTGATGTTGACAGCAGCGGTGAGATTGTATACGCAATGTGAGTAACATCTCAGTAACCATCTCAGTATCTCACCAGTCAACCAAAGAACCAATCAGGCATGGGACACCCTGATGTTGTACACTCTGCCAAAGACCTAGCATCCTTTTGTAAAATATCTCCCTGTAGTTTTCTCAAAGAAGCGCAAGCCCAACCTGTTCTGGGGAACACGGATGCTGTAGTCAAACTGGGGTTATTCAGATTGTAAAACTGGCCTCTTGCTTCCTGCTTACTCTCAGGCTTCGACTTGTGTGTTGCTGTTGAATATGTACTTACAAGAAACTTCTACGGAGTACTCATGTTGATCTGTTCGAAGCTAACATCGGAAAGAGCATTTAAAAATTCTGTTGGTGGCTTTCATTGGAACTTGTGCCTGCTAATGGGTTGGGTTGCAAGGCTGTCTAGAACAGGTCACATAAAATAGGGATTTGTACTGTAGATAATACTATTTAtaaagtgaagtttgaaatagtggATGAAATAGGAGATATGTTAGAGATAGCTTAAGAAGGCTAAATGCTGAGTTGGAGGAGTgagaagaggagagagagagagcagaagTGAGATTCATAGCCTCTTCTCCGGTGCCACCCGTTGCGCTTGGAGGGACCCGCGCCTGCGTAGCCTCTTCACGCTCAGCCCCACCAGCGGGTTACCTCGAGCACGTCGCTTAGCCACCGGTGATGAGGACGACGACTCGGTTTTAGACCAACCAACATCACATAGACCGGCTCCCCTCGCCGAAGAACTTGGCCGCCAACCTCACCTCGCTCGTCCGCGTGTGCGCCGACACGCGCCGTTGTTGGAAAAAAATTCTTTGCATACCGGGTGTAAACCCCACCTTTTACAGCTCCTCACATACACCAGCAGCTGACCCACAAAGACAGATCAAAATTTACAAAATAACCTTTTAgtaatttatttttcttttatttatatgGACCAACAGCTAATGTATGTGAGGGGCTGTAAAAGGTGGGGTTTACATCCGGTATGCAAAGAATTTTTTTCTCCGTTGGTTAGTGCACAGCTAGCGTTTGCTGGGCGTTCCTACGGGAAACCGTTGGAGTCTATTTGGAGAACAGTAATCCCCGCACATACGGTTCGGGAATGTTTAGCGTGAAGCCTCGGATTAGCAAAACGCTGCTTCTCTCAGGATTTTGCTTAGAAAACAACAAGAGACCAGAACGCGTACCAAATATCCACTCGCCCGCATCGAGCGGTGCGGCAGGTGGCCATGCGATTTCCTGTCAGAAAACAGCTGACCAATGGCAACTAACCCACGCGCTAAATTAACTAGCTTATCGTCAGGGGACAGCGCAGCCGGAGCACTCCCCCATGTTGCCGCGAAAATAAAGGACGGACGCTGGGCGCTCTGGCAGCAGATGCTGCAAGTGCAAGCAGCAGCAAGAATATTCGAACGCTGAAAGCGCCTTGCGAACCAAGCGATGCTTGAGCCGATCGGAATCGCCGCCGAATCGGAATAATTAACCCCTCCCTAGCTCTCCCCGTGATATTCTATTTTATTTATCTATTATCTTTTATTTTCTCTCTCTCGTTCGTTCATGTGCTCATCGTTGATGTGGTCAGAACGAAAATTGTTCATAGCCAGCCATCAGCATGCTTCTGAATGCGTCCGGATTACATTATATTATACTGATGAGCGCCGTATAAGCATGGAATGGGCGGACGGAGATAAGAGTTGTTAACCATGCAAGAGGACATGCACGAGACAAGGACGTGCAACTTATCGGAGATCTACGGGTATCCGACTCGACGTAGAAGGCCGAGCAGAAAACATATGCATGTTGATACCAAAGAGATTAGCAAGGTTAATGTTGGTTAGTACGGATATTATTATACCAAAGAGATTACCTTTTTTTATTAAAAAATGATCATTCAACAACACTGTTACTACTTGATTAGAAGACGACACGCAGGCAACGAATACTGTATGTATATGTATGTATATAAAATAACAGCAGCCGCCGCAgtaatattattattaataagtTATTCTCAGGGCGAAAATTTTGTGATCTGCCCGGAAGTTAACAGAAGTCAGCAAAGACTCAAACAAAACGCCTATCAGCTTTCCAAACGCCGCATGATCAGTTCATCTCTTGGGCGCACACGGGCCGCGCGCGCCTAATCTCCCTGTATACATGCCTGCCTGCACTACAACCACTCTCTCGGACAGACTCAAGAATCCACCGATGCATGCTCAAGCCGCGACAACGCTATCTCTCTACACTCTCATCCGATCTTCCGCAAACGCAGCCTGCCTCAGCCTCACACGCATTTCAGGCTGTAGCCATCCTCCGACttgtcgtcgtcttcgtcgtcgtcgctgctgctgctgtCGTCGCCGCCACCGACGGCCATACCTGCCCTGGAGAACTGGAGCGGGCCCTGCCGAGACCCGGACTGCGAGCCGCTGCTTTGCTCCTGAGCAGCCCAGACGCCATCCACCAGCATGATCGACTGGCTCACCggagccgccgccgcgccgggggagGATCTTCTGTTGTGCAACCGGTACTTCTGAACACGAACGATCCAATAAGTTTCCAAACAAGATACCATATCACCCCGAAGGATGATGGAAAAGGAACAGGCACTAGTTCTACTAAGATATACAGGGACGAAGAAATAGAGCCCTAGACAAAATTAAAGCGCGCGCGCACCTGGAGATGGCTTTTCACTTCATCGTTTGTAAGCCCGTCCACTTGCATCACCTCCCTGATCTGTTTCGGAGTAGCCACTGCAAATTCCATGAGAGACCCGTTAATACTTACTTTCTCTTGCAGTCGAGTGGGGAACTTTTTTTTATTTGGACAAATTAATGGCGGTAAAGCTAGGCGATCGGTCTCACACTCTGACCTTGAGGGCCACCCAGTTCGTGCAAAGCGGCAACGAACCGCCGGTGAAGCTCCGGTGACCAGCACCGCCTTGCCTTCCTGCTTGCTTGCTGTTGCTGCTGAGCCTGCGAGTGCATGTTGTTGACCTCGGAGCCACATGGTGGCATGGTGGTGCCACAAAATCTGGCGCTGGCGGTACCGGTACCGCTGGCAGCCACCACCGGAGGAGAAATCGGCACCGCCGCCTTGGTTGCCGGCGACAACGATACCAACGACAGGCCAGAGCTGGCGGAGCTGTCTTCTCTTCTGAACAACGGCGGCGGTAGGGGTTGTGGCACCGCCACCGCCGAAACGGCCGCCCTTATCGGCGTGGGTGCGCCACCACCCAACAACTTGGGCTCCGGCGGCGACGTGATTTCACTCTGTTGCTCTTTGTCAGACTGTACGGAAATAAACCGGTGGTATTCAATCACTctgaatttttttaaaaaaatctcaCGGCACGGCACATAGTAAAACTTGAAATACGTGGATGGAGAGCAATATTATGATGAGAAACAGCAAGCATAGCGAAGCAGAGTAGCCTGCCTGTGTTGTACTACCTCGTCCGATTTGGCGTCGCTGTCCACCCACAACTGAGCTGTGCTCATCCATTTCCGTTTGTCGCCGTCGTCCACCGTCGCCGCCCCGTCGTCGTACTCTCCTCTCTTGGCAGCCTCCTCCTTCAACTCGTCGATCACTGCAGGGCAATCCATGGCCGCACAGGCACAAACCAGCGCGTCAGCGAAGCGGGGCAGAGAGGAAACGGAGCAAGACAGACGGCGACGCGTATACTATAGGAGAGAACCGAGAACGAGAGGCCTCTAGTCCTCACCGTCGGCGAGGAGGCGAAGGCAGAGCGGGAGCTCGCGCCTGAACACCTCGATCTTCCTGCGCTCCACCTCGAGGCTCCTGATGCAGGACTGGATCCCCGCCGGCGCAGCGCCCTTGGCCATCCCTCCGGCGCTCCGCGCGGCGAACAGCCTGAGGTCCAGCCCCAGATCCAGGCCCATCCCGATCTCCCCGACGTCCAGCCCCATGCACGCGAGAAACGAGACGAGAGACGAGAGGCAGCCAGGAATCTTTCGCGTAGAAGAATCGGCGACCGGAAGGAAGGAACCGGAGAGAAGCTGAGAAAGAGGCGGAGGCCTGAGGGTGAGGGTGCCGGTGGGGTGGGGTGGGGGTGGGTGACTGAGAGCCAGAGGGGATCTGCGCCCGCCCTGGCatatatagatagatagatagacgggcggcggcgagcgagCGAGAGAGCGGGGCGAATGGAATCTGCGAGCTGGACCGCAggagatgggagagagagagacagacAGACACCACACACCCACGCGGCGCGTCGGGCGGGTGCGGGTGTGCGGCGGGCGCGCTACGTTGCCGATTCCTCACGTCGCGTCGCGTCGCGTCCAGCGCGAGATGCTCGCGGCCGGACGTCTCTCATCTCACAGCACTGTGCCACGCTCTGAATCACGGATCCCGCGATCGGTGCGGCGCGGCCTCGATTTACCGCTTCTCGCGCGCGCCTTCCCCTGTTTCGCAGCCTGCCTACCCCGTGCGCGTGCTGCCACCCAGTCACCCACCCCGTATTTCTTTGCTTTAGCTTACGTTCCGTGCAAGTAACATGCGTCTTCAATCGTATCGGCGCCTTTCACAGCTTGCGTGCCCAGGTGAGATCCTGCCTGGCCTTCTTTCTTTCCGTGATGATTCTCTTCCGTCTCCTTGTCCCCTGGTCTCACGGGCGGCCGGCCGTGGCTGGTTGGGCGTTCCGGAACGTCtcgaggccggggcggggcgtGACATGGATCCCATTGGTTTTTAGCAGCACGAGCAACGTCCTGCCAGTTGTTTTCTCTGGTTGTCCTCGTCGCGCACGGTGGCAAGTGTAATAAGTCGGTGGTACACACCGGATGGCTCCTTGCATGGCACTATATGGAGGTCTTTTTTCCCATGGGaatctggggggggggggggggggggaggcaaAATTCTTCGAGTACTAGCAAAGAGGCCCACGCGTAACGCTGTCGAGGCGCGCTAGTCGGACGTGACGCGGCTCGCACTCATCTCGGTCGCCCAACCCAAGCGCAAGCGGAGGGGAGGTGGTCCTCGATCTCGCGCGCGCGGGATCGGCCCGCCGCATGCGTATCTGAATCTGATAGCCCAACCTTATCGCTAGCGTTTCTTGTTTGGGTTTGGAAGGTTTCTGTTGTAGTCTATTGCAGTGCTCAGTGGCAAATGGAGAGACAACAGAGACAAATGACACGGATTAATTCTTTATTGCAGAGACAAATGTATATATAGTGTAGTACACAGGGTCCCCAAGTGGTGCGACCCTTAGGCAATAACTGCCACCAGTTGGGATTGATCACATATGAAACTttttgtaacactcccccttCATCAACCCAAATACATTTGATCATCTGCAAGTTgtcatccaatatttgatctcctcaaaaaccc is a genomic window of Zea mays cultivar B73 chromosome 5, Zm-B73-REFERENCE-NAM-5.0, whole genome shotgun sequence containing:
- the LOC100280246 gene encoding uncharacterized LOC100280246 isoform 1 (isoform 1 is encoded by transcript variant 1); amino-acid sequence: MGLDVGEIGMGLDLGLDLRLFAARSAGGMAKGAAPAGIQSCIRSLEVERRKIEVFRRELPLCLRLLADVIDELKEEAAKRGEYDDGAATVDDGDKRKWMSTAQLWVDSDAKSDESDKEQQSEITSPPEPKLLGGGAPTPIRAAVSAVAVPQPLPPPLFRREDSSASSGLSLVSLSPATKAAVPISPPVVAASGTGTASARFCGTTMPPCGSEVNNMHSQAQQQQQASRKARRCWSPELHRRFVAALHELGGPQVATPKQIREVMQVDGLTNDEVKSHLQKYRLHNRRSSPGAAAAPVSQSIMLVDGVWAAQEQSSGSQSGSRQGPLQFSRAGMAVGGGDDSSSSDDDEDDDKSEDGYSLKCV
- the LOC100191986 gene encoding Serine/threonine-protein kinase SAPK8 (The RefSeq protein has 1 substitution compared to this genomic sequence), whose amino-acid sequence is MAGPAPDRAALTVGPGMDMPIMHDSDRYELVRDIGSGNFGVARLMRDRRTTELVAVKYIERGEKIDENVQREIINHRSLKHPNIIRFKEVILTPTHLAIVMEYASGGELFERICKNVRFSEDEARYFFQQLISGVSYCHSMQVCHRDLKLENTLLDGSDAPRLKICDFGYSKSSVLHSQPKSTVGTPAYIAPEVLLKKEYDGKIADVWSCGVTLYVMAVGAYPFEDPEEPKNFRKTIQRILNVQYAIPDYVNISPECRHLISRIFVGDPAMRITITEIRNHSWFLKNLPADLMDDDSMSNQYEEPDQPMQTMDQIMQILTEATIPPACSRSINVLADGLDMDDDMDDLDSDSDLDVDSSGDIVYAM
- the LOC100280246 gene encoding uncharacterized LOC100280246 isoform 2 (isoform 2 is encoded by transcript variant 2), whose amino-acid sequence is MGLDVGEIGMGLDLGLDLRLFAARSAGGMAKGAAPAGIQSCIRSLEVERRKIEVFRRELPLCLRLLADVIDELKEEAAKRGEYDDGAATVDDGDKRKWMSTAQLWVDSDAKSDESDKEQQSEITSPPEPKLLGGGAPTPIRAAVSAVAVPQPLPPPLFRREDSSASSGLSLVSLSPATKAAVPISPPVVAASGTGTASARFCGTTMPPCGSEVNNMHSQAQQQQQASRKARRCWSPELHRRFVAALHELGGPQVATPKQIREVMQVDGLTNDEVKSHLQYRLHNRRSSPGAAAAPVSQSIMLVDGVWAAQEQSSGSQSGSRQGPLQFSRAGMAVGGGDDSSSSDDDEDDDKSEDGYSLKCV
- the LOC100191986 gene encoding serine/threonine-protein kinase SAPK8 isoform X2 — translated: MEYASGGELFERICKNVRFSEDEARYFFQQLISGVSYCHSMQVCHRDLKLENTLLDGSDAPRLKICDFGYSKSSVLHSQPKSTVGTPAYIAPEVLLKKEYDGKIADVWSCGVTLYVMAVGAYPFEDPEEPKNFRKTIQRILNVQYAIPDYVNISPECRHLISRIFVGDPAMRITITEIRNHSWFLKNLPADLMDDDSMSNQYEEPDQPMQTMDQIMQILTEATIPPACSRSINVLADGLDMDDDMDDLDSDSDLDVDSSGEIVYAM
- the LOC100191986 gene encoding serine/threonine-protein kinase SAPK8 isoform X1, producing MAGPAPDRAALTVGPGMDMPIMHDSDRYELVRDIGSGNFGVARLMRDRRTTELVAVKYIERGEKIDENVQREIINHRSLKHPNIIRFKEVILTPTHLAIVMEYASGGELFERICKNVRFSEDEARYFFQQLISGVSYCHSMQVCHRDLKLENTLLDGSDAPRLKICDFGYSKSSVLHSQPKSTVGTPAYIAPEVLLKKEYDGKIADVWSCGVTLYVMAVGAYPFEDPEEPKNFRKTIQRILNVQYAIPDYVNISPECRHLISRIFVGDPAMASPCSYNRALILIHE